The Mesorhizobium loti DNA segment GCCAGGCACCGAGAGCCGCCGCGCCGAGGCGGATACGCCGTCGCTTGGCCTGCTGCGGCGCGAATTGTGAGAGACAGAAGATGCCCGATACGCTGATCAAATTCATCTTCGGCCGCCTCACCCTGGACTCGCTGCCGCTGCACGAGCCGATTGTCGTCGCCACCTTCATCGCGGTGGCGCTCGGCGGCATCGCCCTTCTCGGCGTCATCACCTATTTCAAGCTGTGGGGCTATCTGTGGCGTGAGTGGTTCACCAGCGTCGACCACAAGAAGATCGGCATCATGTACATGGTGCTCGGCCTGGTCATGCTGCTGCGCGGCTTCTCCGACGCCATCATGATGCGCCTGCAGCAGGCCATCGCCTTCAACGGTTCCGAGGGCTACCTCAATTCGCATCACTACGACCAGATCTTCACCGCCCACGGCGTGATCATGATCTTCTTCGTGGCGATGCCCTTCGTCACCGGCCTGATGAACTTCGTCGTGCCGCTGCAGATCGGCGCGCGCGATGTCTCCTTCCCCTTCCTCAACAATTTCAGCTTCTGGATGACGGTCGGCGGCGCCATACTGGTCATGGCCTCGCTGTTCGTCGGCGAATTCGCCCGCACCGGCTGGCTCGCCTATCCGCCGCTCTCCGGCATCGGCTACAGTCCTGATGTCGGCGTCGACTATTATATCTGGGCGCTGCAGGTGGCGGGCGTCGGCACGACGCTGTCGGGCATCAACCTGATCTGCACCATCATCAAGATGCGCGCACCCGGCATGACGATGATGCGCATGCCTGTCTTCACCTGGACGTCGCTCTGCACCAACGTGCTGATCGTGGCGTCCTTCCCGGTGCTGACGGCGGTGCTCTCTCTGCTGGCTCTCGACCGCTATGTCGGCACCAACTTCTTCACCAACGACTTCGGCGGCAACCCGATGATGTATGTGAACCTCATCTGGATATGGGGTCACCCGGAAGTCTACATCCTCATCCTGCCGCTGTTCGGCGTCTTCTCCGAAGTCACCTCGACCTTCTCCGGCAAGCGCCTGTTCGGCTACACCTCGATGGTCTACGCCACGGTGGTCATCACCATCCTGTCGTACCTCGTCTGGCTGCACCACTTCTTCACCATGGGCTCGGGCGCCAGCGTCAATTCCTTCTTCGGCATCACCACGATGATCATCTCGATCCCGACCGGGGCGAAGATCTTCAACTGGCTATTCACAATGTATCGCGGCCGCATCCGCTTCGAACTGCCGATGATGTGGACGATGGCCTTCATGCTCACCTTCGTCGTCGGCGGCATGACCGGCGTGCTGCTTGCCGTGCCGCCGGCGGACTTCGTGCTGCACAACAGCCTGTTCCTGATCGCGCATTTCCACAACGTCATCATCGGCGGTGTGCTGTTCGGCCTGTTC contains these protein-coding regions:
- a CDS encoding bo3-type chinol oxidase, subunit I; the protein is MPDTLIKFIFGRLTLDSLPLHEPIVVATFIAVALGGIALLGVITYFKLWGYLWREWFTSVDHKKIGIMYMVLGLVMLLRGFSDAIMMRLQQAIAFNGSEGYLNSHHYDQIFTAHGVIMIFFVAMPFVTGLMNFVVPLQIGARDVSFPFLNNFSFWMTVGGAILVMASLFVGEFARTGWLAYPPLSGIGYSPDVGVDYYIWALQVAGVGTTLSGINLICTIIKMRAPGMTMMRMPVFTWTSLCTNVLIVASFPVLTAVLSLLALDRYVGTNFFTNDFGGNPMMYVNLIWIWGHPEVYILILPLFGVFSEVTSTFSGKRLFGYTSMVYATVVITILSYLVWLHHFFTMGSGASVNSFFGITTMIISIPTGAKIFNWLFTMYRGRIRFELPMMWTMAFMLTFVVGGMTGVLLAVPPADFVLHNSLFLIAHFHNVIIGGVLFGLFAGIAYWWPKAFGFKLDPFWGKVSFWCWVVGFWFAFMPLYILGLMGVTRRMRVFDDPSLQIWFVIAAFGAVLIAAGIAAFLIQIFVSIRKREALTDPTGDPWDGRTLEWSTSSPPPAYNFAFTPVVRDNDAWWDMKKAGYTRPLAGFKPIHMPSNTGTGVILAAFSVALGFGLIWYIWWLAALSFVCLIATAIGHTFNYHRDFHIPAAEVTQTEEARTTLLAAQARV